From the bacterium genome, the window AGGGCCGGCAAGTGCAGAAGCACGCTGGACCGCAGGGCCATGCCCAGGTTCGTGGGGCAAGCGGTGAGATAACCCAATTGATGGTCCTTGGCGAAGTGGAGCTTCCCGCAAAGGGCTTGGTCCACCTGGGAAAGGTATTGGAAGCCCTCTTTCAAGTTGAGCCCCGAACGGAAGACCTGGAGCCTCAGGTGATCCTCCTCGTTCACCAGGAAGCTGAGGCCGTCCTGGGCGTCGAAGGCCACCGCCCTTTCCCCCACGCTGGCGGCGTGTTCCAGGGAGATGAGCTGGTGTTCGGTCAGGAATTGGCGGTCCAGGGAGGATATCTCGTTGAGCCGGATGAACTTGAGCAAGGGAGCCTGAGGCAGGACCGATAGGGCGTTCCGGACCTCATCCACCACCACCTTTTGTTCAACGGCGCTGGCGTGATGGGGGAACTTGCGGCCTTCCAGGTTGCGGGCGAACCGCACGCGGCTGGAGACCACGACCTCATTGGCCGGGCCGGGTTTCAAGAACCAATCGTCGGTCGTCGTCAGGAGTTCTTCGAACAAGGTTATCCCTGTTTCCGTCTGTTCTCGTAATAGTGGATCTCGTCCCGCAGGCGGGCGGCGTCCTCGAACTTCTCGGCCTCGATCAAAGCTTTCATCCTCTCCCTCATTCCCTGGATATCGGGGTCGGCCTTTGGATCCGGCGGAACGGCCTCCGCTCGCGGGCCCTCCTCCACGTGCTGGACGTTGCCGTGGATCCCCGAGATCAAGGGCTGAAGCGCGGACTTGAAGGATTCATAGCATTTGGTGCAACCCAGGCGTCCATTGGTGCGGAAGGTGGAAAGCTGGTAGCCACAATAAGGGCATTGGACCTGGGGATCGACCGCCACCGATCCGACCCGCCCCGACTGCACTTCTTCGATCCCGCCGTTCCCCCAATCCATGAAATTATGGAGCAGGTCGGAAAGGGCCGTAAAGGGATTGAAGGCGATCGGGTTCATGCCCCCATAGGCCTGGGTCTGTTCCTGGGCGCAGGGTTCGCACAAGTGGGCCTGGGTGGTCTGGTTCCCGATGGTCTGGGAAAAGAAGACCGTGGCGGGTCGTTGGTTGCATCGTTGGCAAAGCATCTCGTCAACTCCGTTTTTTGATGACGCGCCCCGAATCCAGGGTGAGGATCTGGTCCGCCCGCTTGGCCAGCGGCTCGTAATGGGTCACCACGATGAGGGTCCTGCCCTCTTTCTGGCAAAGGTCCCACAAAACGTCGTGGATGCCCTCGGCGGTCTTCAGGTCCAGGTTCCCGGTGGGCTCGTCGGCCAGGATGATCTCGGGTTCGTTCATCAGGGCCCGGCAGACGGCCACCCGCTGCTGTTCCCCGCCCGACAATTCCCCCGGCTTGTGGTTCAGACGCCCGGAGAGACCCACATGGGCCAGGAGCCTCTCGGCCCGGGCCCGGCAGGACTCAAAATCCCGGCGGGCGATCTGCCCGGGCAGGATCACATTCTCCAAGGCGGTCAGTTCGGGCATCAAGAGGTGGAACTGAAAAACAAAACCGAAGACCGAATTGCGCCATAGGGCCAATTCCAAATCGGTCATGTCGTAAAGGGACTTCCGTTTGCAATAGACCTTCCCCTCCGAAGGACGGCTCAGACCGCCCAAAAGGGTCAAAAGGGTGCTCTTTCCCGAACCCGAAGGGCCCAGGATGACCGTGATGTCGCCAGCGTCCAAGCCGAAGGAAACGTCCTTCAAGGCGCGCACGTCCTCGCCGTCCATGTGGAAGGTTTTGTTGGCGTTCTCGACCCTTAATATTTCCATTCGAACCTCAAAGAAATTTGAACCACAGAGAACACAGAGACTGATTTTTTAGAAAACAACTCGCAGTCTTTGCGAATTCTCGGTCGTTTCTTTCGACAATACCCGAATTTTTTTAATCCTTCTCCGTGCTCTCCGTGGTGAAAAGCCGTGGTTAGCTGTAGCGGATGGCCTCGACAGGCTCCAACTTGGCGGCCTGACGGGCGGGGTAAAGGGTGGAAAGGAAGCAGAGCACCACCGACATCAACGGGATGATCACGTAGCAGACCCAGGGCTCCACCTTCACCGGGAGCCGGTCGATGTAATAGACCATCCCGCCTCCCGGCATGGGAATGGGGATCTTGGCGATGAGGGTGCAGAGAATGAAGCCGCCGACGAGCCCCACCACCAGGCCCAGCAGCCCGATGAACATACCCTCGAAGATGAAAATGGTCTTGATGCTCTTGTCGGAGGCGCCCATGGCCTTGAGGATGCCGATCTCCCGGGTCTTCTCGATGACCATCATGGTCAGGGGATTGATGATGTTCAGGGCCGCCACCAGCACGATGAGGGACAGGATGATCCCCATGACCAGTTTCTCGGTCTGCAAGGCCACGAAGAGGTTGTGGTTCTGCTGGAGCCAATCCTGTACGAAATAACGTCCCGAGAACTTCTCCCGGATGGCTTTGGCCACTTCCGGGGCCCGGTCCACGTCGTCCACCTTCACCGCCACTCCGGTCACCTTGTCGTTGAACTGGTACAGCTTCCGGCCCATATCCAGGGAGATATAGGTATAGGCCTCGTCGTAATCGTACATGCCGGTCGAGAAAAGCCCCACCACCTGGAACCGGGCGCTCCTGGGGGTCATACCCAGGGGTGTCTGCTGGAGGATGGGCAGGAAGAGGATGATGTCGTCACCGATGCCTACCCGCAGGCGGCGTGCCAATTGGGCGCCCAGGAGGATGCGTTCACTGCGTCCGGATCCGTCGGTGGCAGGCGGGTTCAGGATGGTGGCCTTGGCGTCCCAAAGATAACGGTTCAGGTCCGCCACCGCCTTGGGGTTCTCCGGGTCCACGCCCCAGACCATGACCCCCAAGGACCGGTCGTGGGACCGGGCCAGGGCTTGCCCTTCCATATAGGGCCCGACCGAAGTGACATGAGGCAGGGTCTTGATGACATCGGAGATGTGATCAAAATCCGAGATCGGTTCGTTCTGGAAACCCGTGAGGATGATATGGGCGTTCAACCCCACGATCTTCGACTTGAGGTCGTCGTCGAAGCCGTTCATGACAGAAAGCACCACGTTCAGGGCCATGACCCCGATGGCCACGCCCGCCACCGAGAGCCAGGTCAGGATGGAAATGGCCGAGCGCTTTCGCTTGGAGCGCAGGTAGCGCAGGCCGAGGAATATCTCGAATGGGTATTTCATCGAACCTTTTCACCGCGGAGATACGGAGAACTCGGAGGAAGGCGGTCAGACCCCCTCTCCCCAGGACTTTCTCCGCGTCCTCCGCGCCTCCGTGATAAATGCCTTATTCGAACACCATCTTTTCCTCGTCCCCCCGGGGCCGCATAAGGGGGAACAGGATGACGTCCCGGATGGAGGGGCTGTTGGTGAGGAGCATGAGCAGGCGGTCGATGCCGATGCCCACCCCGCCGGCGGGAGGCATACCGTAGGAAAGGGCCAGGATGAAGTCCTCGTCCAGGAACATCCCTTCCTCGTCCCCCGCCTTGCGCAGTTCGACCTGTTTCTCGAAACGGCGGCGCTGGTCCACTGGATCATTGAGTTCGGAGAACCCATTGGCGATCTCGCGGCCCAGGCAGAAGAGCTCGAAACGCTCGGTGAGGGCCGGATCATCGGTCCGGGCCTTGGCCAGCGGCGAGACCTCGACCGGGAAATCCGTGATGAAGGTCGGCTGGACCAGCTTGCCTTCGACCAGTTCTCCGAAGAGCAGATAGGCCAATTCGGCCTTGGAGAGCGAATCCATGTGCTTCACGTGGGCCTCGGTCGTCCGGAGGCGTTTCTTCAGGTCCTCCACGCTCACTTCGTCGTAAACGATGCCCCCGATCTCCTCCAAGGCCCTCAAGAGCGGCAGGCGCTTGAAGGGTGGCGTGAAATCCAGTTCCGTCTCTCCCACCGTGATCTTGTTGCCTTGGCCTGCGGCCTTGGCGGCGGCGGACAGGATGTTCTCGGTCAGGGTCATGACGCTGTCGTTGTTACCGTAGGCCTGGTAGGCCTCCAACATGGTGAACTCGGGATTGTGCTTGATGCTGATGCCCTCATTGCGGAAGTTGCGGTTGATCTCATAGACCTTCTCGAAACCGCCCACCAGGAGCCGTTTCAGGTAAAGCTCCGGGGCGACGCGAAGGAAAAGGTCCATGTCCAGGGTGTTGTGGTGGGTGATGAAAGGACGGGCCGCCGCCCCTCCCGGGATGGGATGCATCATGGGGGTCTCGACCTCGAGGAATCCGCTTTGGTCCAGGTATTGGCGGATGGCCGCCACCACCTTGGAACGCGTTTCAAAGGTCTTGCGGACGTCCTCGTTCACGATGAGGTCCACATAACGGTTGCGGTAGCGGGCCTCCACGTCGGTGAGGCCGTGCCACTTCTCCGGGAGCGGATGCAAGGACTTGCTCAGGACCTCGAAGGAGACCGCATGCACGCTCACTTCTCCGGTCTTGGTCTTGAAGGGAAAACCCTTCACCCCGATGATGTCGCCCAGGTCCATGAGCTTGAAGACCTCGTAGGCCTGCTCCCCCACCCCGTCCTTGCGCACGTAGATCTGGATGCGGCCCTGGGCGTCCTGCACGTGGGCGAAACAGCTCTTCCCCATGTCACGGATGGTCATCAAACGTCCGGCGATGGAGAGCTTGTCCTCCTCCCGGTGCTGGCCGGCCTCCAGGCCGGCGTACTTCTCCAGGACGTCCTTGGAATGGGCGGTGACCTCGAAGGCCGCGGAAGGATAGGGGTTGATCCCCTTCTCCTTGAGGGCCTTGAGCTTCTCGAGGCGTATCTTGAGGAACTCGTTCATTTCAGGCACGGCACGACCTTTCTGAGCCACCGACGAAGGGGATGGACGCCGATAACGGCCGAAAAGAAAAACGGTTAGATTCTAAGACTTTCCCAAGCGGAGTTCATCTGTGTTCATCGGTGGTTGATCGGCTTTGTTTCCGGGTCTTAATCCACCAATTTGGCTTTCAAGGCCGCCTCGATGAACATATCCAGGTCCCCGTCCATGACGTCGTTGATCATGGCCGTTTCCACCTCCGTGCGGTGGTCCTTGACCATCTGGTAAGGTTGGAAGACGTAAGAGCGGATCTGGCTGCCCCATTCGATCTTCTTCTTGGCCCCGGCCACACGGGACATTTCCTCATCGTGAAGGTCCTGATGATGTTGGAAAAGCTTGGCCTTCAGCATTTTCAAGGCCTGTTCCTTGTTCTGCAACTGGGACCGTTGGGTCTGACAGGAAACGATGATGCCCGTGGGGATGTGGGTCAAGCGGACCGCCGTCTCCACTTTGTTGACGTTCTGGCCGCCCTTTCCGCCGGATCGAAAAGTGTCGAACTGGATATCGTCCCAACGCATTTCGAATTCCACGTCGTCCACCTCGGGCATGACGTCCACCGAGGCGAAGGAGGTGTGGCGGCGCTTATTGGCGTCGAAAGGCGAGATGCGCACCAACCGGTGCACGCCGCGCTCGACCTTCAGGAATCCGAAAGCCCAGGGCCCCTTCACATGGAGGGACGCGGACTTGATGCCCGCCTCGTCGGCCACCTGGTAGTCCAGGGTCTCCACCTCGTAACCCTTGGCTTCCATCCACCGCAGGTACATGCGCAGCAGCATGGAGGCCCAATCCTGGCTTTCCGTCCCCCCGGCGCCCGGGTGGATGGACAGGTAGGCGTTGTTGAAGTCGTATTTTCCCGTGAAGTTGCGCTTGAGTTCGAAATTGCGGAAATCCGCCTCGAACCGCTTGTAGCCCTGCTCCATCTCGGCGATCAACGCTGGGTCGTGCTGTTCCTTGAGGAGCTCGTGGTAGGTGAGCAGGTCGTGGTATTGCTTCTCGAAATCCTGCACCAGGGCCTGGGTGTCCTTCAGGCGCGACAATTGGGAAGTGACCCCCTGCGCGGCCTTGGGGTCGTTCCAGAAATTGGGCTCGGTGGTCTGTGCCTCTAAACGTTCGATGTCCCGCTTGACTTGAGCGGGGTCAAAGATGATCCCTCACTTCGGTGAACTTGCGTTCCAATTCCCTCACATCCAATTCGAACAACGCCAATTTCACCACCGCCCTTTCGGTCTAAAGGAATCGCCCCGGGCTTAAAGCTCGGGCCAGAGATAGGAGCGGGAATTATACGGGCGCCCTCGGGGAATTCATCGAGAAAACACGGTCCGCCGGTCGTTGACAGCCCCCCACCCCTACCCTAAACTTCTTCAAATTTTACAAGTTTTACGCATTTTTAGCCGTCAACCGAACGACCGGGACCCAAATGCTCATCTCCTATAACTGGCTCAAGAACTACCTCCCTTCCCTTCCGCCCGCCGAAACCATCATCCCTAAAATGGTGCACGCCGGTGTGGCGGTCGAGAACGTGCGTCACCTTGGCAAGGACATCACCAACGTGGTGGTCGCCGAACTCCTGACCGTCGACAAACACCCGAAAGCGGACCGTCTTTCCCTCACCCAGGTGACCGACGGCCAAAAGACCTATCAAGTCGTCTGCGGGGCGAAGAACATCGCGCCCGGCCAAAAGATCCCCCTTGCCCGGGTCGGAGCGGTCCTGCCCGGTAACTTCAAGATCAAGGAAGCCAAGATCCGCGACGTGGAATCCTTCGGGATGCTCTGTTCCTCCAAGGAACTGGGCTTGGCCGAGGATGCCGAAGGCATCCTCATCCTTTCCCCCGACGCGCCCGTGGGCACCGAGTTCCTTCCCTATATGGGGCTCCCCGACACCCTCTTTGAACTGGAGATCACTCCCAACCGGGCCGACCTGCTGAGCCACTGGGGCGTGGCAAAGGAATTGGGCGCCCTTTTGGGCCAAAAGGTCCAATATCCCAAGACATCCGTCATTCCAGAAGGTGGAGCCCCCGTCGCCCAACGGGTGAAGCTTTCCATCGAATCCAGGGACACCTGCTTCCTTTACACCTGCCTGGTCATGGAAGGCGTGAAGGTCGGCCCTTCCCCTCTTTGGCTGGTCCAGGCCCTGGCCCGTATCGGCCAGCGTTCCATCAACAACATCGTGGACGTCACCAATTATGTGCTCATGGAGACCGGTCAACCCCTCCATGCCTTCGACCTGTCCCAACTCAAGGGCCAACAGGTCATCGTGCGCAAAGCCAAGAAGGGCGAGAAGATCCCCCTGCTGGACAACACCGAGCGTGAACTGACCGAGACCATGATGGTCATCGCCGACGCCGAACGCCCCGTCGCCCTGGCCGGGGTCATGGGCGGTTCCAATTCCCAGGTCACCGACGGCACCACTTCCATTCTCTTGGAGTCGGCCCTCTTCCTACCCGGCAGCGTCCGCAAGACCGCCCGGGCCCTTTCCATCTCCACCGATTCCTCCTACCGCTTTGAACGCGGCGTGGACCCGCAGGGAGTGCGCGTGGCCCTGGAAAGGGCGGCGGACCTCATCCAACAGGTCGCGGGCGGCCAGGCGGCCCCCGGCATAGGCTCCGTCGAGACACAGGTCCCCCAGAATCCCCCCGTCTCCTACCGTCCTTCCCGTTCCAACCAGGTGCTGGGCCTCACCCTTTCCAACCAGGCCCAGATCGACATTCTTAAGAACCTGGGTTGCGAGGTCCAAGGCGACGCCTCCTCCCAAAGCCTCACCGTGAAATGCCCCAGCCACCGCTCGGACCTGCGCAAGGAGATCGACCTCATCGAGGAAATGGCCCGCTTGACCGGGTATGACAAGATCCCGGTCACTCCACCGCCCGTCCCCTCCGATCTCTTCCCCTTCCAACCCATGGTCCCCTTGGAGGCCGAATTGCGGGGAACCCTGCACCAAGCGGGCTTCTGGGAAGCCGTGAACTCCAGCTTCCTCCCCCCCGATTTCGCCAAGAAACTGCGTTTGCCGGCCGATGCCCCCTCCGCCCAAGCCCAAGAGGTCGCCAACCCGATCGCCGAAGACCAGAAGGTCCTGCGGCCTTCCCTTCTTCCCTCCCTGCTGGCCAATGTCCGCCTGAACCTCTCCCACCAGCAGGAAAGCTTGCGGCTCTACGAGATGAACAAGGTCTTCACGCCGGGGGCCCAGTTGACCGAAAGGCCCCAGGTCGCCGCCATCCTGGCGGGGCTTTCCGGGGAAGTCCAATGGACCTCTCCCGAACGCCCTTCCGACTTCTTCGACCTGAAAGGCCTGGCCCAGGACCTGGTCACGGCCTGCGGTCTGGGCGGGGTCCAATGGATCTACGGTGAACTTCCCGCGCCCTTTGAACCAGGCCTGAATTTCGAGGTCCGGGACGCTAAAGGGAACAGCCTTCTTCGGGGAGGGGCCCTGCATGCCAAGGTCCTGAAGGACTACGACATTTCCGCGCCCTGCTTCGCCCTTGAGGTCGAGCCCAAGGCCCTGGCCCAGGCTCCCCGGAGCAAAGCCAGCTACCAGGCCCTTCCCAAGTTCCCCGCCGCCTGGCGGGACATTGCCCTGGTCGTTCCCGATGGTGTAACATCGGGGCAAGTTCAGGACGCCATCCGCCAGGCGGGCGGCCCCGAACTGAAGGCCGTTCACCTCTTTGACCTCTACCGCGGGCCCCACGTCGCCCAGGGGTTCCGGAGCCTCGCCTACCGGATGCAATTCTTGAACGAGGATCGCACCTTGACCGACGCCGAGATCGTCCAGAAGGTCTCTTCCATCACCTCCCACCTCAAAGAGAGGTACTCCATTGCAATCCGATGACCTTTTCGGCCATTCCACGGCCGCCCCGGCCGACCCCAAGGCCCAATGGGAAGGCCTCGAAAAACGCATCAACCGCCTTCTCGAAACCGTCGTCCAGCTCCGCAACGCCAACGCATCCATCATGAAGGAGAACCTGGCCCTGAAGAACCAGATGAAGGACCTGGTGGCGCCTCCAGAGGCCTCCCCAAGGACCGGACCCGTTCCCGACCCCGCCCTAGCCGAAGAGAACCAGAAGCTCCGCAAACAATACGAGACCGCCTTGGGAGACCTGAAGCAGGTCAAGGAGAACCTCCAACGCATCGAGGGTTTGGCTTCGGAATTGAAGTTGGAAGGCTAAGAGGCGTTTGATTTTAAGTCCTTGGGCCTTGATCAAAGGCCAAGGATCGAAAACCGGGAATCGACGGATCTTATAAGGGAAAAAATGTCAGACAAAAAAGCTGTTACCGTCACCATCTACGGCAACGAGTACACCCTCAAGGGGGAAGCCGACCCCGCTTATATCGCCGACCTGGCCAAATTCGTCGACGCCAAGATGAACGACATCGGCAAGAAGTCCTCCGCGCCGGCGGCCAAGGTGGCCATCCTGGCCTCCATGAACATCGCCGACGAGTTCCACCGCCTGGAGAAGGCCAAGGCCGAGAACCTCAAGCTCATCGAGACCCTGGAACGCAACCTCCTGGAAATGAAGAAGTCCGCCGACGGTTCCCTCAGGCACAGCCTGGAACAGAAGGAACAGACCGACAAGCTCAAGACTGACGCAGCGGAGAACCGCAAGAAACTGGAAGAAGCCACTTCCGAACTGCTCCGTTTGAAGAAGGAACTCGACCAAAAAACCTCCGAAGCCGAGGAACAGGGCAAGAAACTTTCCGATATCGGGAACCTGAAGCAGGAACTGGCCGCCACCCGCATGAAGGCCGAAGAACTTTCCAAGGAATTGGAAGGGGTCAAGGCCAAGGAACACGGCGTCGAAGAGCAGCTTCGGAGGATGAAGGACGACCTGGATACCGCCGAGGGCCTGAACGATGAAGCCCAGGCCGAGATCAAGGACCTCAAGCTCAAGTTGGAAAAGGCCGAGGCCGAGCTCAAGAAGGCCAAAGAGGAGGGCCAGGCCGGCGGCGCGGAGCTGAAGGAAAAATTGGAAGCCACCGAGGCCGAACTCAGGAAGACCAAGGACCACCAGGGCGCGAACGAACAGGTCCAGGGCCAGGTGAAGGACCTGCGGACCCGTTTGGATCAGGCCACCTCCGACCTGAACCGACTCAAGGGCGATCTGGAGAAGGCCCGCCAAGCCCCCAAGGCCGATGGATTCCTCCCCGATTCGGCCAAGATGAACGCCCTCTTCAAGAAGATCGACGCCATCCTCGAATAGCCGCTTACTGAACGATCACGGGGGCCCCGCAGCGGTCCCGTCCCTGGCCTTTGGCCTGGTAAAGGCTCTTGTCGGCGGCTTTCATCAGCTTCGCCGGTCCCGCTTCCCCACCCTTGTAGATGCCCACCCCGATACTGAAGGTGACCCTTCCCCTCTTTTGGGCCATGGCGGCCGGAACGGGTTTCGCCGCGCGCATCTCCCGCAAGAGGCGCTGGACCACCGTGTTCAGGTTCTGGGGAGGGGTCTCGGGAAGGATGACGGCGAATTCCTCTCCCCCCACCCGGGCCACCACGTCCAAGCCCCGTAAATTACGCCGGATAAGCCCCGCCACCTGCCGGATGACCTCGTCCCCCGCCCCGTGACCATAGGTATCGTTGATGCGCTTGAAATGGTCGATGTCCAGCAGAAGAAGGCTGAACGCCCGGCCATAACGGCGGCAGCGTTTGATCTCCTGATCCAGGGCCTGATCGAAATAGCGACGGTTATAGAGACCGGTCATGGGGTCCGTCATGGAAAGACCCACGGCCTTCTGATGGGCCCGGAAGGACTCGATGGCCAGTCCCACCTGGGTGGCATAGTTCATCAGGCCGTGGACATCGCCCAGGGTGATGGGTTTGTTCTGGAACAGGTTATCGACGGCCAGCACCCCGATGATCCGGCCCTTTCCCACTTGGATCGGCACCACCGCGTTATTCAGGACCTGGACACGGTAGCTGGTGGTCTTCGGGATGCGCCCCGGGATGTTGTTGGAGAGGAAATAGCCCTGGTAACCGTTGACGATATCCGAGATGGGGACTTTATGGCGCTCAGGCGTGATCCGGATCCGGTCCTTGTTGCGTTCGAAGGTGCCCCGGGCCGAGACCCCCATGGCCAGGGTGGCGTGCTTTCCATCCGGTTCCACCAGGAATATCCCCGACCGCTTGAAGCCAAGTCCCTTTTGGGCACCCTTAACGAAGAGTTTCAACAGACTGTCGAACTTAAGTCCCTTGCGCATTCCCTCCATGATCCTCTGGTACACGAGGATCTCCTGGGAAAGCATCTTCTGGCGGCGGAGGATTTTTTGTATCTCGCTTTTCTTCACGGTCGGGTCCCGGTCGTTAAAACCTTTTATGGATCGCCATTATCCATGAGGACCCGTTCCCTTCGGGGATAATATTCGCGGCGGCGAGCAGTTCCCCTTCTTCGGACTCCGATAAAAAACGCCAGTCCCCCTCGCCGAGATCCAAGGCCTGGGGACCGAACCTCACCCGTCTCAATGCCATCACTTTGAGGGGCTTCCCGAGCCGGTCATCCCGCAACGCGTTGAAGAGCCGGCGGATCTGCCGGTTCCGTCCTTCCCGCAAGATGAGGCGGACCCGGGACAACTTTCCTTCGGTCCCCAGGATCCGCGCCTGATCCGCCCTTAGGACCCCCAGGTCCGTTCCCACGCCTTTGTGGAGGGCCACCAAATGGTGGTCTTCCACCGGCCCCCGCACCGTCGTCTCATAGACCTTTTCCAGGGTTCCCGGCTTCTGGAGGCGCGCCACCAGGGGCCCCTCCCTCACAAAGAGCAGCAAACCACTCGAATCCTTGTCCAGGCGCCCGACAGGCATCCAGCCGGCGGAATGGAATTCAGGGGGAAGCAAGTCATAAACGGTGGGACCGTGCTCGCGGGACACGGTGAGGGACTTGGGGCGGGTGACCTCGACCCCGACGGGCTTGTGGAAGGCGAGGATCCGCGGGGATGGGACCGAAGGTCGGACGGTCAGCGCAACCGCCTCAACAAAAGGAACCCTTGGGGATAGGAGACCTGGATGCCCTTGTCCTTGTGGCTTCCCTGGAGGTTGGAAAGGTACAACTTGCCCTTCCATTCCCCGTTCGAAGATTCCATGGAAAGTTCCTCCGCCGGGAGCTGATTGCCGTTCTTGTTCGGATGGTCCTTTTCCAGGGACGCCACCATGTCCGCCAGATCGAAGACCAGCTCCGCTCCGCCCGCCGGTTTGACCGTGAGGAAGGGGCCCGTCACGGTCACGGTCACGGCTTGGCCGCCGATCTTGAAGTTCCGCGCACCCGAGATCTGGACCCAATAGTCGTAATCCTTCACCGAAAGAGCCTCGTTGCCCGCTTCCGAATAGAAATAAAAATTGGATCCCTGGGATTTGGCCTGCCATCGGTCCACGTGATCGAAGCCCAGGGACTTGCAGATCTCGTTGGAAACGCTGCTGTAGCCGTAACGGTGGCGCTCCCGCTCATCCTTCCATTTGGAAAGGTCCAGGTCGAACCAGGGCTGGAGCAGGGCCACTCCGTGGTTCTCCACGAGATAGTCCAGGATGGAACTGATCTCCTGGCGGTCCTCCCAAGGCACCTCTTGGGCGGTCTTGACAGCCTTGGTCCCGTTCCAGAGGCCGTCCTTCACGAAGAAGGCCTTCAAGCGGGCCATCTGGCTCATCCGGGAGACCGAATAGGCGCCCCAAGGGCCCATCGAGGTCAGGAGGGTCACGAGGAAAAGGGTCAGGGGCACGGTCTTGATCGTCGGCCTATTGTGGAAGAGGAAATAAAGGGCGATGCCCAGGATCCACAGGCCCAATATCGTCACGAAATAGCGTTGTTCGGTCACCCCATATTGGCCGATGCGCTTTCCCACGGCGGTGAAGAGCATCCCCAACAGGGGCAGGAGCGCCCAGTAGAAGCCACGGGCATAGACCCGGATCCAGCCGTTTTCTTTCTTCTCCTGAACCGGTTGGAGCAGCAGCAGGTTGAAGACCCCGGCGACCGATACCACCGACACCAACCAGGTGACGGTGCCCTTGGGCCAGTCGGCCTTCAGGAGGATCTTGCCCAGGTAGAGGTAGAGGATGACCAGATAAAGGGTGACCAGGGGGACCAGCAGATATTGGGTGAAGACCTTCAGGCCGCCTGGATAACTATCGTCCCGGTCCAGTTTATCCAGGCCTTTCGGCACTCCGGCCAGGAAGTGCCAGGTCATCAGGAAGGAGACGGAAAAGACCCAGAGGTCCGGATAAAGCTTGTCGTGGATCTTGATGCCCAACAGGTGATCCACCGCCCCCAGCGCGATGACCATGCCGATGAAGAAGACCCCCGCGTAGAGGGCGGAAAGCAGGAACCGCAGGAAGAGATAGCGGTTGAACTGCCAGAACCCCCTGGCCTCTCCCGCCCCCAGGAAGGGACTGAAGGCGGCCAACAGGTGCAGCGCCAGGGCCCATTGGGCGTAGTTGAGGAAAAAGTTCTCCGTCGGAGCCTGGCCCGAGAGGAAATAAAAGCCCAGGAGCAGGAGGCTTCCCGCCCCCAGCCACTGCACGGGCTTGAGGCGGAATCTTGCCAAAGGTCTCTCGAGGTAAAGGGTCAGGGAAAAGAAGAGGGAGATGCCCAACCCGAAGGTCATCAGGAGCTTGAGGAACCAGAAATCGTCCGATTGGTTCTCGATGAGGAGGATGGCCGTGGCGCCGCCCAGAAAGGAGCAGATCAGCGGATAGGGGAAGCGTTTGAAGGCTGCTCGGCCTTTCTCAAGGATATAGGCCAGGGAGGGCAGGTGGAACATGGGGTTATTGTAGCAGGTAGGCTTTT encodes:
- a CDS encoding pseudouridine synthase, which encodes MEGQVVPFQPPGKPQGQGHPGLLSPRVPFVEAVALTVRPSVPSPRILAFHKPVGVEVTRPKSLTVSREHGPTVYDLLPPEFHSAGWMPVGRLDKDSSGLLLFVREGPLVARLQKPGTLEKVYETTVRGPVEDHHLVALHKGVGTDLGVLRADQARILGTEGKLSRVRLILREGRNRQIRRLFNALRDDRLGKPLKVMALRRVRFGPQALDLGEGDWRFLSESEEGELLAAANIIPEGNGSSWIMAIHKRF
- a CDS encoding sensor domain-containing diguanylate cyclase produces the protein MKKSEIQKILRRQKMLSQEILVYQRIMEGMRKGLKFDSLLKLFVKGAQKGLGFKRSGIFLVEPDGKHATLAMGVSARGTFERNKDRIRITPERHKVPISDIVNGYQGYFLSNNIPGRIPKTTSYRVQVLNNAVVPIQVGKGRIIGVLAVDNLFQNKPITLGDVHGLMNYATQVGLAIESFRAHQKAVGLSMTDPMTGLYNRRYFDQALDQEIKRCRRYGRAFSLLLLDIDHFKRINDTYGHGAGDEVIRQVAGLIRRNLRGLDVVARVGGEEFAVILPETPPQNLNTVVQRLLREMRAAKPVPAAMAQKRGRVTFSIGVGIYKGGEAGPAKLMKAADKSLYQAKGQGRDRCGAPVIVQ
- the pheT gene encoding phenylalanine--tRNA ligase subunit beta, which codes for MLISYNWLKNYLPSLPPAETIIPKMVHAGVAVENVRHLGKDITNVVVAELLTVDKHPKADRLSLTQVTDGQKTYQVVCGAKNIAPGQKIPLARVGAVLPGNFKIKEAKIRDVESFGMLCSSKELGLAEDAEGILILSPDAPVGTEFLPYMGLPDTLFELEITPNRADLLSHWGVAKELGALLGQKVQYPKTSVIPEGGAPVAQRVKLSIESRDTCFLYTCLVMEGVKVGPSPLWLVQALARIGQRSINNIVDVTNYVLMETGQPLHAFDLSQLKGQQVIVRKAKKGEKIPLLDNTERELTETMMVIADAERPVALAGVMGGSNSQVTDGTTSILLESALFLPGSVRKTARALSISTDSSYRFERGVDPQGVRVALERAADLIQQVAGGQAAPGIGSVETQVPQNPPVSYRPSRSNQVLGLTLSNQAQIDILKNLGCEVQGDASSQSLTVKCPSHRSDLRKEIDLIEEMARLTGYDKIPVTPPPVPSDLFPFQPMVPLEAELRGTLHQAGFWEAVNSSFLPPDFAKKLRLPADAPSAQAQEVANPIAEDQKVLRPSLLPSLLANVRLNLSHQQESLRLYEMNKVFTPGAQLTERPQVAAILAGLSGEVQWTSPERPSDFFDLKGLAQDLVTACGLGGVQWIYGELPAPFEPGLNFEVRDAKGNSLLRGGALHAKVLKDYDISAPCFALEVEPKALAQAPRSKASYQALPKFPAAWRDIALVVPDGVTSGQVQDAIRQAGGPELKAVHLFDLYRGPHVAQGFRSLAYRMQFLNEDRTLTDAEIVQKVSSITSHLKERYSIAIR
- the zapA gene encoding cell division protein ZapA, encoding MSDKKAVTVTIYGNEYTLKGEADPAYIADLAKFVDAKMNDIGKKSSAPAAKVAILASMNIADEFHRLEKAKAENLKLIETLERNLLEMKKSADGSLRHSLEQKEQTDKLKTDAAENRKKLEEATSELLRLKKELDQKTSEAEEQGKKLSDIGNLKQELAATRMKAEELSKELEGVKAKEHGVEEQLRRMKDDLDTAEGLNDEAQAEIKDLKLKLEKAEAELKKAKEEGQAGGAELKEKLEATEAELRKTKDHQGANEQVQGQVKDLRTRLDQATSDLNRLKGDLEKARQAPKADGFLPDSAKMNALFKKIDAILE
- a CDS encoding DUF4153 domain-containing protein translates to MFHLPSLAYILEKGRAAFKRFPYPLICSFLGGATAILLIENQSDDFWFLKLLMTFGLGISLFFSLTLYLERPLARFRLKPVQWLGAGSLLLLGFYFLSGQAPTENFFLNYAQWALALHLLAAFSPFLGAGEARGFWQFNRYLFLRFLLSALYAGVFFIGMVIALGAVDHLLGIKIHDKLYPDLWVFSVSFLMTWHFLAGVPKGLDKLDRDDSYPGGLKVFTQYLLVPLVTLYLVILYLYLGKILLKADWPKGTVTWLVSVVSVAGVFNLLLLQPVQEKKENGWIRVYARGFYWALLPLLGMLFTAVGKRIGQYGVTEQRYFVTILGLWILGIALYFLFHNRPTIKTVPLTLFLVTLLTSMGPWGAYSVSRMSQMARLKAFFVKDGLWNGTKAVKTAQEVPWEDRQEISSILDYLVENHGVALLQPWFDLDLSKWKDERERHRYGYSSVSNEICKSLGFDHVDRWQAKSQGSNFYFYSEAGNEALSVKDYDYWVQISGARNFKIGGQAVTVTVTGPFLTVKPAGGAELVFDLADMVASLEKDHPNKNGNQLPAEELSMESSNGEWKGKLYLSNLQGSHKDKGIQVSYPQGFLLLRRLR